One genomic segment of Ailuropoda melanoleuca isolate Jingjing unplaced genomic scaffold, ASM200744v2 unplaced-scaffold74036, whole genome shotgun sequence includes these proteins:
- the LOC100479708 gene encoding olfactory receptor 1J4 — MRRENQSSVPEFLLLGLPICPEQQGMFFALFLGMYLTTVLGNLLIVLLIRLDSRLHTPMYFFLSHLAFTDVSFSSVTVPKMLMNMRIQHLSIPYVGCISQMYFFSLFVCLENFLLAVMAYDRYVAICQPLHYTTVMREEMCTLLVAGSWLFSCAHALLHTLLLSHLSFCADNTISHFFCELTALLKLTCSDTFLNELVNFTEGGGFVFLTFCAILGSYTRIGATILRVRSIKRICKALSTCGSHLLVVFLYYGTLATIYFIPSSNNSKVKDIIASVMYTMVTPMLNPFIYSLRNRDMRLALGILYRRKIFFL; from the coding sequence ATGAGGAGGGAGAACCAGAGCAGCGTGCCCGAGTtcctcctcctggggctccccatCTGTCCAGAGCAGCAGGGCATGTTCTTCGCCCTGTTCCTGGGCATGTACCTGACCACAGTGCTGGGGAACCTGCTCATCGTCCTGCTCATCAGGCTGGACTCTcgcctccacacccccatgtacttcttcctcagccACTTGGCCTTCACCGATGTCTCTTTCTCATCTGTCACTGTTCCAAAGATGCTCATGAACATGCGGATTCAGCACTTATCCATCCCCTATGTGGGGTGCATTTCTCAGATgtattttttctcactttttgtttgtcttgaaAATTTCCTTCTTGCTGTGATGGCATATGACAGGTATGTGGCCATCTGTCAGCCACTCCACTACACCACTGTCATGAGGGAGGAGATGTGTACTTTACTAGTGGCTGGCTCCTGGCTCTTCTCATGTGCCCATGCCCTGTTGCACACTCTCCTTCTGTCCCACCTCTCCTTCTGTGCTGACAATACcatatctcatttcttttgtgAACTCACTGCCCTTTTGAAGTTGACCTGCTCAGACACTTTCCTCAATGAGCTAGTTAACTTCACTGAGGGGGGAGGGTTTGTCTTCCTGACATTTTGTGCTATTTTGGGCTCCTATACCCGCATTGGGGCAACCATCCTGAGAGTCCGCTCCATCAAGAGGATCTGCAAAGCCTTGTCCACCTGTGGCTCCCACCTCCTCGTGGTGTTTTTGTACTATGGGACTCTTGCAACGATTTATTTCATTCCATCATCAAACAATTCCAAGGTCAAAGACATAATTGCTTCAGTTATGTATACAATGGTGACACCTATGTTAAATCCCTTTATCTATAGCCTGAGGAACAGGGACATGAGATTAGCTCTGGGGATACTTTAcaggaggaaaattttttttttatag